In a single window of the Streptomyces sp. NBC_00353 genome:
- a CDS encoding DEAD/DEAH box helicase codes for MTRRSWTPDESLTQEVKDQFDRAIASYRANPHLVSEHANHEESIRVGGYANRTLLELVQNAADAMSGVGDAQEDSTGHVEIVLDTESQTLYCANAGRPFSKNGLTAITHAHLSGKRGDEIGRFGLGFKSVLAVSQAPQVFSRSVSFEFNSPAAHAEIGKIAPTAKRHPILRTPTLMDPAAAFAEDPILAELAEWASTIVRLPHASNLGRIRREIEGFSSEFLLFATAVREVKLRVFGAEAFATSHASRDLGGGVFRIEDPSGNGEEWIVEDQMHEPTPRARKQVGEAVSRAQVKVTVAIPKHQVRQRIGRFWSYFPLQDQTSASALFNAPWSVNDDRTTLLKNDYNREILRTLSEMFVGMLPRVATPADPAAHLDYMPARGREQLSFGDEFLCAHVPQMSASLDLVPDATGTLTHADELRPLDFAIEVDPTVHQAWIESPNTDANVPHWRCYTSSQRLARLRQVFAASVSRSLLDRDDRDMKRALGALSKRGLLSWLREWAEGVDDVSAANAFKFVLGHRSLPDVDRAKVIPTTDGMRALEDWRTIFLHQEEDVEIEGAVFVSSGFLLQPGVDEGLRKAGFRDLDPLAILNARLAALSDTSGDEELTKLWDAVLGVPVSLAVKALADHSAAVKVPTRDSGWAWPHQVFDLEEPLGDEHAKRTLDHRRCLPAVAHGLGVVREAVKKYSLEDEPCLEQYREWVLAALNEEQGPGERPIDRVEFYPGEGPGPFSTLLILRDSDASKSLRAAWTVKLLQAGDSDWTCEDLGTGRTHAVRSPVRWAVDHAGLLRSNRGSFHRPADIVAPSLIRYENLLPLYKGPREVADALELPAELDAVPAHVLKEALEADLFAPGTDDTVLVDFIRTACRIAYPGAQPPRIPARVKRAVEPRSPSSVYLATTDEQQDYLSTRQRPYLRVTDDQVDDLVKSVGCRRFEDSFAFSMVIEGAQESERVLDVFTGLRNTHVADRLGNATVTRAIQLVKRVTTDNGAEEQSLEWHLDGLSLVACSDADERRLLGFVNEAFDLRLTNADLEGVLKTGLDNRLQALRQEAKAASTDAERLDVYFGPDDLRDALPKGLWQALAAQELVDENTSVAELFLTVYGSDSIEVLADLFQKEGFPDVPKKWAGGATTISWLRKMSFPAKYAGRPSERQDAEFIVPGAVKLAPLHDFQQKISRQLSDVLTLCEAGGRHRKAMVELPTGAGKTRVAVESILRLFMEWRLCGPVLWIAQSRELCEQAVQTWTTVWRGLGDERPLAIGRLWENNTVHEPDTEFSAIVATDAKLDEILGNAEYEWLSKASAVIVDEGHRAGGSERYTRILTWLGVAGRGWERPLVGLSATPFKGTSETANAALASRFGNLKLKAFEGNAYKELAQRRVLARVQHEVLPGIEIALRPEEIAEATQQRKLSSTVLDRIGQSQARMSILTNHIMGLDDTWPVLVFTPNITSAQVLAATLRCRGIEAASVSGKTGRQERRDIITKFKNNEIRVLTNCDLLIQGFDAPGVRALYIARPTLSPNAYIQMAGRGLRGPANGGKEECLIVDMADNFGDVTELLGYREYENLWQEQRA; via the coding sequence ATGACACGACGGTCTTGGACTCCGGACGAGAGTCTCACGCAAGAGGTCAAGGATCAATTCGACAGGGCCATCGCCTCCTACCGGGCGAATCCGCACCTCGTCTCCGAGCATGCGAACCACGAGGAGTCCATCCGAGTGGGCGGCTATGCCAATCGGACGCTCCTCGAACTCGTCCAAAACGCCGCCGACGCCATGTCGGGAGTGGGCGACGCACAAGAGGACTCCACCGGTCACGTGGAGATCGTCCTCGACACGGAGAGTCAGACCCTCTACTGCGCCAACGCGGGCCGCCCGTTCTCGAAGAACGGGCTCACCGCGATCACGCACGCGCACCTCAGCGGCAAACGAGGCGACGAGATCGGGCGCTTCGGACTCGGGTTCAAGTCGGTCCTCGCCGTTTCGCAAGCTCCTCAGGTCTTCAGCCGCTCAGTGTCGTTCGAGTTCAACTCGCCTGCAGCTCACGCCGAGATCGGCAAGATCGCACCGACTGCAAAGCGTCATCCGATCCTGCGCACCCCGACCTTGATGGACCCGGCCGCCGCGTTCGCCGAGGATCCCATACTCGCCGAGCTCGCCGAGTGGGCGTCCACCATCGTAAGACTCCCACACGCATCGAACCTCGGACGGATCCGCCGAGAGATCGAGGGGTTCTCCTCGGAGTTCCTCCTCTTCGCCACCGCCGTGCGAGAGGTGAAGCTCAGGGTGTTCGGTGCCGAGGCGTTCGCGACGAGTCACGCCTCTCGTGATCTCGGTGGGGGCGTGTTCAGGATCGAGGACCCGAGCGGCAACGGCGAAGAGTGGATCGTCGAAGATCAGATGCACGAGCCGACTCCGAGGGCTCGAAAGCAGGTCGGCGAGGCCGTCTCCCGCGCACAGGTCAAGGTCACCGTCGCGATTCCGAAGCACCAGGTCCGACAGCGCATCGGGCGGTTCTGGTCCTACTTCCCGCTCCAGGATCAAACCTCGGCGTCGGCTCTCTTCAACGCTCCGTGGAGCGTGAACGACGACAGGACCACGCTACTCAAGAACGACTACAACCGCGAGATTCTCCGGACGTTGTCGGAGATGTTCGTCGGCATGTTGCCGCGGGTGGCGACGCCCGCCGATCCGGCTGCCCACCTGGACTACATGCCGGCGCGGGGAAGGGAACAGCTTTCGTTCGGCGACGAATTTCTCTGCGCACATGTGCCGCAGATGTCTGCGTCCCTCGATCTCGTTCCCGACGCCACGGGCACCCTGACGCATGCCGACGAACTTCGACCGCTGGACTTCGCCATCGAGGTCGATCCGACCGTTCATCAAGCCTGGATCGAGTCTCCGAACACCGATGCCAACGTTCCGCATTGGCGGTGTTACACGTCGTCGCAGCGGCTGGCACGTCTCCGGCAGGTCTTCGCTGCGTCGGTGTCCCGCAGTCTTCTGGATCGAGACGACAGGGATATGAAGCGTGCCCTGGGGGCGTTGTCAAAGCGGGGGCTTCTCTCCTGGCTGCGCGAGTGGGCCGAGGGAGTGGACGATGTGTCCGCCGCAAACGCGTTCAAGTTCGTACTCGGACACAGGAGTCTGCCCGATGTCGATCGGGCGAAAGTGATCCCCACTACCGACGGCATGCGCGCGCTTGAGGACTGGAGGACCATCTTCCTACACCAGGAGGAGGACGTCGAGATCGAAGGAGCTGTTTTCGTCTCGTCCGGTTTTCTGCTACAGCCAGGGGTGGACGAGGGTCTAAGGAAAGCCGGTTTCCGGGATCTCGACCCGCTCGCAATCCTCAACGCGCGCCTTGCGGCTCTCTCAGACACGTCAGGAGATGAGGAACTCACCAAGCTTTGGGACGCCGTCCTTGGAGTACCCGTGTCCCTTGCGGTGAAGGCGCTGGCCGATCACTCGGCAGCGGTCAAGGTACCGACTCGAGACAGCGGGTGGGCATGGCCTCACCAGGTCTTCGACCTCGAGGAACCCTTGGGCGACGAGCATGCGAAGAGGACGCTGGATCATCGACGTTGCCTGCCCGCGGTCGCCCACGGGCTCGGGGTCGTTCGCGAGGCCGTGAAGAAGTATTCCCTGGAGGACGAGCCGTGTCTTGAGCAGTACCGAGAGTGGGTCCTGGCGGCGCTCAACGAGGAGCAGGGCCCCGGCGAACGGCCGATCGACAGGGTGGAGTTCTATCCCGGTGAGGGCCCGGGCCCGTTCTCAACGCTGTTGATCCTGCGTGACTCGGACGCGTCGAAGTCGCTGCGCGCAGCCTGGACGGTCAAACTGCTTCAAGCAGGCGACTCCGACTGGACCTGTGAGGATCTCGGCACGGGCAGGACTCATGCTGTTCGCTCGCCGGTCCGGTGGGCGGTGGACCATGCCGGTCTGCTGCGGTCGAATCGAGGGTCGTTCCACCGGCCAGCCGACATCGTCGCCCCGTCTCTCATCAGATACGAGAACCTCCTCCCGCTGTACAAGGGGCCACGAGAGGTCGCCGACGCCCTGGAACTCCCGGCCGAGCTCGACGCGGTGCCCGCTCACGTTCTCAAGGAAGCGCTCGAAGCAGACCTGTTCGCTCCGGGCACAGATGACACCGTCCTGGTGGATTTCATTCGAACGGCGTGCCGCATCGCGTATCCGGGTGCACAGCCCCCCAGGATTCCCGCCAGAGTCAAGCGTGCGGTCGAGCCACGCTCCCCTTCATCGGTGTACCTCGCCACGACGGACGAGCAGCAGGATTACCTCTCAACTCGTCAGCGCCCTTACTTGAGGGTGACGGATGATCAAGTCGATGATCTCGTGAAGTCCGTCGGCTGCCGCCGATTCGAGGACAGCTTCGCATTCTCGATGGTCATCGAAGGAGCCCAGGAGAGCGAGCGGGTGCTCGACGTCTTCACCGGACTCCGTAACACACACGTCGCCGACAGACTCGGCAACGCGACGGTGACTCGGGCGATCCAGTTGGTCAAGCGTGTGACCACGGACAACGGCGCCGAGGAGCAGTCGCTCGAGTGGCACCTCGACGGACTGAGTCTGGTGGCGTGCAGCGATGCCGACGAGCGCCGACTCCTCGGTTTCGTCAACGAGGCCTTCGACTTGCGCCTCACGAATGCGGACCTTGAGGGAGTCCTCAAGACGGGCCTGGACAATCGGCTCCAAGCACTTCGGCAGGAGGCCAAGGCGGCGTCGACCGACGCAGAGCGGCTTGACGTCTATTTCGGCCCGGACGACCTGCGCGACGCCTTGCCCAAGGGGCTTTGGCAGGCGCTTGCGGCCCAGGAACTGGTCGATGAAAATACTTCCGTCGCTGAACTTTTCCTAACAGTATACGGCTCGGACTCGATCGAGGTGCTCGCCGATCTGTTCCAGAAGGAGGGTTTTCCCGACGTCCCGAAGAAATGGGCGGGTGGGGCGACTACTATCTCGTGGCTGCGGAAGATGAGCTTCCCTGCCAAGTACGCCGGGCGTCCTTCAGAACGCCAGGATGCTGAGTTCATCGTCCCCGGGGCCGTGAAGCTCGCCCCTCTACACGACTTCCAGCAGAAGATCAGTCGGCAGCTCAGTGACGTACTGACGCTTTGTGAGGCGGGCGGTCGTCACCGCAAGGCGATGGTGGAACTTCCGACCGGTGCCGGTAAGACGCGAGTTGCCGTGGAGAGCATCCTCAGGCTCTTTATGGAGTGGCGCCTCTGTGGCCCGGTCCTGTGGATCGCTCAGTCACGGGAACTCTGTGAACAGGCGGTGCAGACCTGGACCACAGTATGGCGAGGACTTGGGGACGAGCGCCCTTTGGCGATTGGGCGTCTATGGGAAAACAACACAGTGCATGAGCCGGACACCGAGTTCAGCGCCATCGTGGCAACGGACGCCAAGCTCGATGAGATCCTCGGCAATGCCGAATACGAGTGGCTCAGCAAGGCATCGGCGGTCATCGTCGACGAGGGTCATCGTGCGGGCGGTTCCGAACGGTACACGAGGATCCTGACTTGGCTGGGGGTAGCCGGCCGCGGATGGGAACGCCCCTTGGTCGGCCTTTCCGCGACGCCGTTTAAGGGGACATCCGAAACGGCCAACGCCGCCCTTGCGAGCCGTTTCGGCAACCTCAAACTCAAAGCATTCGAGGGAAACGCCTACAAGGAACTCGCACAGCGCAGAGTACTCGCGCGGGTTCAGCACGAGGTGCTGCCCGGCATCGAGATCGCCCTCCGCCCGGAGGAGATCGCCGAAGCCACGCAGCAGCGAAAACTCAGCTCGACCGTTCTGGACCGCATCGGCCAGAGCCAGGCCCGCATGTCCATCCTCACCAACCACATCATGGGGCTGGATGACACCTGGCCGGTGCTGGTGTTCACTCCCAACATCACTTCGGCCCAGGTGCTTGCAGCGACGCTCCGATGCCGCGGTATCGAGGCTGCGTCGGTGAGCGGAAAGACCGGTAGACAGGAACGTCGCGACATCATCACGAAATTCAAGAACAACGAGATTCGTGTCCTCACAAACTGCGACTTGCTGATCCAGGGCTTCGACGCGCCGGGCGTCCGCGCGCTCTACATCGCCCGCCCGACCCTCAGCCCGAACGCGTACATCCAGATGGCCGGCCGCGGCCTGCGCGGCCCCGCCAACGGTGGCAAGGAGGAATGCCTGATCGTGGACATGGCAGACAACTTTGGGGACGTCACCGAGCTGCTCGGGTACCGCGAGTACGAGAACCTCTGGCAGGAGCAGCGCGCGTGA
- a CDS encoding AAA family ATPase: protein MRRQALVVGVEGDAGSPADEAPPKRQPLEYAVPYARRLREVLGKQYTYLLLESDPDPASTSAALGDALTKAVTSDTDFTIIHLLAHGEPTRNGHGLQAVGGDGRFTETLARWVDMAENRNTDGVREPCVLLVLDLCHSGAVVTEHLRSLVRPERRRVWVLAACHSDGSAYDGRLTLAVEEVLRGFASGVLKLDESLPYIPIDRFCREVARSVEAQGADSYPQTVERPLAALGDDLSHLRFFPNPRYDSNSLRSRGGLDAAASTILDEVADSRHFVSRAHGADSAFGDGCVPTFSGRSDELRKLAMWLEGSGSSLRVVTGVPGVGKSSLVGLLACAAHPELREVTESVWRPSGGDLPGAVKGLAVVHARRRTLAEILSSLAAQWDLDSPPRGSTWTADRLVAALRTRVEPAHLIVDAVDEAEHPADLVTALLLPLASTQRADMKPLCRVLVATRPEEGLRHLLDTADAHGGLIDLDHVPAERLRKDLVNFVGRVLRPTGLGASAWCSLPVAESLGSAMADILVSGTREWGEFLVAALYLRHLRQQKTAPTTTAEAEAMGRDVPRSLDAVLDLDPGILARPGLHKFLAALAWAEGSGMPEELLARIAGIAPASGGERQPDSSELLQVARFYIRRNVDRDGTPLYRLFHQGLADRLRERPILDAVTVWERLLAAVRKSDTGKRRWVSAEPYLLRHAARHGALAGRLGELLEDSEFLVHADPAPLTDELYHSERSPLGAVYLTSYETHHDRSPDQRRNVLAVDAARHQQWQLAAELSQDTPWRIRWTAGRDLHPGLLATLTGHRGEISDLATLVVRGRPHALTAGQDGTARLWDLNSTETTHVLDHHGSAVNCAVATETAGVFLAVTGCHRGVLRGWDLTTGRCLWTAQGHQGPVRSMTVVPYEGVPAIASASGDKVIRYWDPVTGELLSTTHLKAYRIYGDVWQLSPVNVAGHGICVVACYSEWLSVLTVHGEELGDGDLPLEWAEWPTRVRYFELGLGLEPVSGDHRGTVWISDEVLDDAHADAITDLAFVRLMDSAYVVSASEDGTARLIEGGPPWHSRQVSVHPPKITRVAVVQGPHDARLLTASDAGTVRIWDLTADAVRQRYAGHTHTITALSALPDGRLVSASDDGTLVLWNTETGERRHTTLLFEDDGHPIPDAATGIAVLEDRERLRIVASCRNGGFALWDTSVTQEYLVERIDGSSITIEGVPHISWTSGGLALFASDRIGVPPRWWSQGKTDSSNSPEEEHVLIPTAGAVTRLEASTAYVTTEVRSGSVWSVRLQGTPWPRQLIRHPVNVTVIAMVELDGRPHIISGDEEGGLRLTAFDADQGLDLVGHTHAIFAITPVMLRGRPHALTGSRDRSMRLWDLTTGEQLDAFWFPDSVHAITVAEDGTVFAGVGPDIVSLAPDVRHLPLRPYTALDRGRAIG from the coding sequence ATGCGCCGTCAGGCACTTGTGGTCGGTGTCGAAGGCGACGCCGGGAGTCCCGCGGACGAGGCGCCCCCGAAGCGGCAGCCGCTTGAGTACGCGGTGCCGTACGCACGGCGCTTGCGCGAGGTGCTCGGGAAGCAGTACACGTACCTCCTCTTGGAGTCAGATCCCGACCCCGCCTCCACCTCAGCCGCGCTCGGTGACGCTCTGACGAAAGCGGTCACCTCGGACACCGACTTCACGATCATCCATCTACTCGCGCACGGGGAGCCCACCCGAAACGGCCACGGTCTACAAGCGGTCGGCGGGGACGGGCGATTCACCGAGACATTGGCCCGCTGGGTCGACATGGCCGAGAACCGGAACACGGACGGGGTAAGAGAGCCATGCGTCCTGCTGGTCCTCGACCTTTGTCACTCCGGTGCCGTGGTGACCGAGCATCTGCGATCGCTGGTCCGCCCGGAGCGCCGTCGCGTATGGGTGTTGGCCGCCTGCCACTCCGACGGGTCCGCTTACGACGGCCGGCTCACCCTCGCCGTCGAAGAAGTACTCCGCGGCTTCGCCTCCGGCGTTTTGAAGCTCGACGAGTCTCTGCCGTACATACCGATCGACCGCTTCTGCCGCGAGGTCGCCCGCAGCGTCGAGGCGCAGGGGGCGGATTCATATCCACAGACGGTGGAACGCCCACTCGCCGCTCTCGGAGACGACCTGTCGCATCTCCGTTTCTTCCCCAACCCGCGATACGACTCGAACAGCCTGCGCAGCCGCGGGGGCTTGGACGCCGCGGCGTCCACGATCTTGGACGAGGTGGCCGACTCGCGTCACTTCGTGAGCCGGGCCCACGGCGCCGACAGCGCTTTCGGGGACGGCTGTGTGCCGACCTTCAGCGGCCGCAGTGACGAACTGCGCAAGCTTGCAATGTGGTTGGAAGGATCGGGATCATCCCTGCGCGTCGTCACAGGAGTGCCCGGCGTCGGCAAGTCCTCGTTGGTCGGCCTCCTCGCCTGCGCCGCCCATCCGGAACTTCGCGAGGTCACGGAATCGGTGTGGAGGCCATCGGGCGGCGACCTGCCCGGGGCAGTCAAAGGGCTCGCCGTCGTACACGCGCGGCGGAGGACCCTCGCTGAAATCCTCTCGTCCCTCGCAGCTCAATGGGACTTGGATTCACCGCCCCGTGGAAGCACGTGGACCGCAGACCGGTTGGTGGCCGCACTCCGCACGAGGGTCGAACCTGCGCATCTGATCGTGGACGCCGTGGACGAGGCCGAGCACCCGGCCGATCTCGTCACCGCTCTACTGTTGCCCCTGGCATCCACGCAACGAGCCGACATGAAACCGCTGTGTCGGGTTCTGGTCGCGACCCGTCCCGAGGAGGGACTTCGACACCTTCTCGACACCGCCGATGCGCACGGCGGTCTCATCGACTTGGACCATGTCCCCGCCGAACGGCTGCGAAAGGACCTGGTGAACTTCGTTGGCCGTGTGCTGCGCCCCACGGGCCTCGGCGCATCCGCATGGTGCTCGCTCCCGGTGGCCGAAAGCCTGGGCAGTGCAATGGCCGACATCCTTGTGAGCGGCACGCGGGAGTGGGGCGAGTTCCTCGTCGCCGCGCTCTATCTCCGCCACCTCCGACAGCAGAAGACCGCGCCGACCACCACCGCCGAAGCCGAAGCCATGGGAAGGGACGTGCCCCGCAGCCTCGACGCGGTCCTTGACCTAGACCCGGGAATCCTCGCCCGACCGGGTCTGCACAAGTTTCTGGCCGCGCTGGCGTGGGCCGAAGGATCCGGCATGCCGGAGGAACTCCTCGCCCGAATCGCGGGCATCGCGCCGGCCTCGGGTGGGGAACGGCAGCCGGACTCCTCGGAGCTCCTCCAGGTCGCACGCTTCTACATACGTCGAAACGTCGACCGCGACGGCACACCGCTGTACCGCCTCTTTCACCAAGGACTCGCCGATCGACTACGCGAGCGGCCCATCCTGGACGCGGTCACGGTCTGGGAGCGCCTTCTCGCAGCAGTACGCAAGAGCGATACGGGTAAGCGGCGTTGGGTCAGCGCCGAGCCGTACCTGCTCCGCCACGCCGCGCGCCACGGCGCGTTGGCGGGCAGGCTCGGCGAGTTGCTCGAGGACTCCGAGTTCCTGGTCCACGCAGATCCGGCTCCCCTGACGGACGAGCTCTACCACAGCGAGCGGAGTCCTCTGGGCGCGGTTTACCTGACATCGTACGAAACCCATCACGACCGGTCGCCCGATCAGCGACGCAACGTGCTGGCCGTCGACGCGGCACGGCACCAGCAGTGGCAACTGGCCGCTGAACTCTCGCAGGACACGCCCTGGCGAATTCGCTGGACCGCTGGCCGTGACCTGCATCCCGGACTGTTGGCGACGCTCACGGGGCACCGAGGCGAGATCTCGGACCTCGCGACCCTCGTGGTCCGAGGACGCCCGCATGCTCTGACGGCCGGACAAGACGGCACCGCACGACTGTGGGACCTCAATTCGACCGAGACGACGCACGTACTGGACCACCACGGCTCGGCGGTGAACTGTGCCGTCGCCACGGAGACCGCAGGTGTCTTCCTTGCGGTAACGGGGTGCCACCGCGGCGTCCTGCGAGGATGGGACTTGACGACGGGGCGTTGCCTCTGGACGGCCCAAGGGCACCAAGGTCCGGTCCGATCGATGACAGTCGTGCCCTACGAGGGGGTACCGGCGATCGCCAGCGCCAGTGGAGACAAGGTCATTCGGTACTGGGACCCGGTGACCGGGGAGTTGCTGTCCACCACTCATCTCAAGGCGTACCGGATCTACGGCGACGTCTGGCAGCTCTCGCCTGTGAACGTCGCCGGTCACGGCATCTGTGTGGTCGCCTGCTACAGCGAGTGGCTGTCTGTTCTGACCGTCCACGGCGAAGAACTCGGCGATGGAGACCTGCCACTCGAATGGGCGGAGTGGCCCACTCGCGTGCGTTACTTCGAGCTCGGCCTCGGTCTCGAACCGGTCTCGGGCGACCACCGCGGCACGGTGTGGATCAGCGACGAGGTATTGGACGACGCGCACGCCGATGCCATCACCGATCTCGCCTTTGTGCGCCTGATGGATTCCGCCTATGTCGTCAGTGCAAGCGAGGACGGAACCGCGCGCCTGATCGAAGGAGGACCTCCTTGGCACTCGCGGCAGGTCTCCGTCCATCCCCCGAAGATCACTCGCGTGGCGGTCGTCCAGGGCCCGCACGATGCCCGACTCCTCACGGCCAGCGATGCTGGCACCGTCCGCATCTGGGACTTGACGGCAGACGCGGTGCGGCAAAGGTACGCCGGACACACCCACACGATCACCGCCTTGTCGGCGCTACCCGACGGCCGATTGGTATCGGCCAGCGACGACGGAACTCTGGTCTTGTGGAACACCGAGACGGGCGAACGACGACACACCACCCTGCTCTTCGAAGATGACGGTCACCCGATCCCCGACGCTGCCACCGGCATCGCGGTGCTGGAGGACCGCGAGCGACTCCGGATCGTCGCCTCGTGCCGCAACGGAGGTTTCGCTCTGTGGGACACGAGCGTGACGCAGGAGTACCTCGTGGAACGCATCGACGGCTCTTCGATCACGATCGAGGGCGTCCCGCACATCTCGTGGACCAGCGGTGGTCTGGCGCTCTTCGCCTCTGATCGCATTGGCGTCCCGCCCAGATGGTGGAGTCAAGGCAAGACGGACTCTTCAAACAGTCCGGAAGAAGAGCATGTCCTCATACCGACGGCCGGAGCCGTCACACGACTGGAAGCCTCGACCGCCTACGTCACCACGGAGGTCCGCTCGGGATCGGTTTGGTCGGTACGCCTGCAGGGAACGCCCTGGCCACGGCAGTTGATTCGACATCCCGTGAACGTAACTGTGATCGCCATGGTCGAGCTCGACGGGCGGCCTCACATCATCAGCGGTGACGAAGAAGGCGGACTCCGACTGACAGCATTCGACGCCGACCAAGGGCTCGATCTCGTCGGACACACACATGCGATCTTCGCCATCACGCCGGTCATGCTCCGCGGAAGACCTCACGCTCTTACCGGTAGCCGAGACCGCTCGATGCGGCTCTGGGACCTGACAACCGGCGAACAGCTCGACGCCTTCTGGTTTCCGGACAGCGTGCACGCCATCACAGTGGCGGAAGACGGCACCGTATTCGCAGGGGTGGGCCCGGACATCGTCAGCTTGGCCCCGGACGTCCGGCATCTCCCCCTGCGCCCATACACAGCCCTCGACCGAGGACGCGCGATCGGATGA
- a CDS encoding nuclease-related domain-containing DEAD/DEAH box helicase, whose protein sequence is MILVPDLKDIERNATSDAERRIARLLREIDGDPDAVAFHSVRLRSHSYKQQAEADFVILWKRVVIVVEAKGGGVGKHDGVWYSVDRRNDWHKLSGSPMEQAQSAMYALRDILQEEGIGWFAHEAVVVTPDVDTPPHAIEWQPTHWLAKDDMSVTGLADALDTVAKAARTPPAGRKLARIEDLRARLFGEFTRMPMIDAQRGAVIEEQNRATAGQSRVLASLARNPRVMVFGGAGTGKSLVLVEAAKQEADQGRSVLITFRSPELLGFFAPHVVDRDIDLVPFERLRPDKAYDAVFVDEAQDLMSAEDMDALDAVVLGGRAAGRWRMFLDMNNQAHVDGGFDEDVFELIAPEALSVDLDLNVRNTRAIVHMVQEYLGADVGDPGIVHGEKVQWHTPDGDPDVDAAEAVAGRLAAGGVRGNDIWIIDTKSITAPTATAGGFIVTSPKYVKGLEAEHVVVCNLPDVFDEAGTAAFYVAVTRARVSLHILASKDDRRRLQQLLRERSVTR, encoded by the coding sequence GTGATCCTCGTTCCCGACCTAAAGGACATCGAGCGGAACGCCACGAGCGACGCCGAGCGCAGAATCGCCCGTCTTCTGCGGGAGATCGACGGCGATCCCGACGCCGTCGCGTTCCACTCGGTGAGGTTGCGCTCCCACTCCTACAAGCAGCAGGCCGAGGCCGATTTCGTCATTCTGTGGAAGAGAGTCGTGATCGTCGTCGAGGCCAAGGGCGGAGGCGTCGGCAAGCACGACGGGGTCTGGTACAGCGTCGACCGACGCAACGACTGGCACAAGCTGTCCGGCTCGCCGATGGAGCAGGCCCAGTCCGCCATGTACGCGCTGAGAGACATCCTCCAAGAGGAGGGCATCGGCTGGTTCGCGCACGAGGCCGTCGTCGTCACACCCGACGTCGACACTCCCCCGCACGCGATCGAATGGCAGCCGACCCACTGGCTGGCGAAGGACGATATGAGCGTCACGGGATTGGCCGACGCTCTCGACACGGTGGCGAAGGCGGCCCGAACGCCGCCGGCCGGCCGGAAACTCGCACGGATCGAGGACCTGCGGGCCCGCCTGTTCGGAGAGTTCACGCGCATGCCGATGATCGACGCCCAGCGGGGAGCGGTCATCGAGGAGCAGAACCGTGCCACGGCGGGCCAGTCGAGGGTCCTCGCCTCGTTGGCTCGCAATCCCCGGGTCATGGTGTTCGGCGGCGCCGGCACGGGGAAGTCGCTCGTCTTGGTCGAGGCCGCCAAGCAGGAGGCGGATCAAGGGCGATCCGTGTTGATCACGTTCCGCTCCCCGGAACTCCTGGGATTCTTCGCTCCGCACGTGGTCGATCGCGACATCGACCTCGTTCCGTTCGAACGGCTGCGGCCGGACAAGGCCTACGACGCCGTGTTCGTCGACGAGGCGCAGGACCTGATGAGCGCCGAGGACATGGACGCACTCGACGCGGTCGTCCTCGGTGGGCGGGCCGCGGGCCGCTGGCGCATGTTCCTCGACATGAACAACCAGGCGCACGTCGACGGAGGTTTCGACGAGGACGTCTTCGAGCTCATCGCCCCCGAGGCACTCTCTGTCGACCTGGATCTCAACGTCCGGAACACCCGGGCGATCGTGCACATGGTTCAGGAATACCTCGGAGCGGACGTCGGGGACCCGGGCATCGTCCACGGCGAGAAGGTCCAGTGGCACACGCCCGACGGGGACCCCGACGTCGACGCGGCCGAAGCCGTGGCCGGGCGCTTGGCGGCCGGCGGAGTCCGCGGAAACGACATCTGGATCATCGACACGAAGTCGATCACGGCTCCCACCGCGACGGCCGGCGGCTTCATCGTGACGAGCCCGAAGTACGTGAAGGGCCTGGAAGCGGAGCACGTCGTCGTCTGCAACCTGCCCGACGTCTTCGACGAAGCCGGGACGGCGGCCTTCTACGTCGCCGTGACACGCGCTCGCGTCTCGTTGCACATCCTCGCTTCCAAGGACGACAGACGACGCCTCCAACAACTACTCCGAGAGCGGTCGGTGACGAGATGA